In Plasmodium relictum strain SGS1 genome assembly, chromosome: 6, one DNA window encodes the following:
- a CDS encoding DNA polymerase delta catalytic subunit, putative yields MAPCPFTNVIPYGLLYDEVKKVQNNEISENYVIEEFDKLLKTYERPSVYDENGILKINNKEDLIVFQIDLDYTVENIFKNMLYNENNSNNNILSKIYEPYKTLMSKDKSYVTVPIIRIYSITNYDCSVLINIHNVFPYFYVEKPEHFENDDLVKLEILLNDHLNQNNQYKIYDQKILKIEIVKTESLMYYKRNGKRDFLKITVLLPKMVPTLKKYLEGVINVNNKEIGGIVYEANLPFILRYIIDNKITGSSWIKCKKNNYYIRNKNRKISNCTFEIDISYKDVEPLLLENEYQQIPKLRILSFDIECIKLDGKGFPDAKNDPIIQISSILYFQGDPIDKSVKFIFTLLECASIPGSNVIWFNDEKSLLNAWNEFLVRLDPDFLTGYNIINFDLPYILNRGTALNLKKLKHLGRIKNVSSNVKDSSFSSKQFGTHETKEININGRIQFDVYDLIKRDYKLKSYTLNYVSFEFLKEQKEDVHYSIMNDLQHESPESRKRIATYCIKDGVLPLRLIDKLLFIYNYVEMARVTGTPFVYLLTRGQQIKVTSQLYRKCKELNYLIPSTYVKINTNEKYEGATVLEPIKGYYIEPISTLDFASLYPSIMIAHNLCYSTLIKNNNEISELSNDDVTVIQGKSNLKFVKKNVKKGILPLIVEELIEARKKVKLLMKKEENRITKMVLNGRQLALKISANSVYGYTGASSGGQLPCLEVAVSITTLGRHMIDKTKEKVEGYYNKNNGFEHNSTVIYGDTDSVMVKFGTNSIEEAMRLGRDAAERISKEFLAPIKLEFEKVYCPYLLLNKKRYAGLLYTNPLNHDKMDCKGIETVRRDFCILIQQMMETILNKLLIEKNLNSAIEYTKSKIRELLTNNIDMSLLVVTKSLGKTDYETRLPHVELAKKLKQRDSSTAPNVGDRVSYIIVKGTKGQAQYERAEDPLYVLDNNLAIDYNHYLDSIKNTLSRIFEVIMQNSDSLFCGEHTRHKTILTSSQTALSKFLKKSIRCIGCNSSIKKPPLCNHCKTNKEFSIYMQKIKDFKNKQNEFFQLWTECQRCQGNLHVDVICMNRDCPIFYRRAKIKKDVANLQEQVSSLKIDW; encoded by the coding sequence ATGGCACCATGTCCATTTACCAATGTTATTCCTTATGGTTTATTATATGATGAAGTTAAGAAAGtacaaaataatgaaatatcaGAAAATTATGTAATTGAAGAATTTGATAAATTATTGAAAACATATGAAAGACCAAGTGTTTATGATGAAAAtggaatattaaaaattaataataaagaagacTTAATTGTATTTCAAATAGACTTAGATTATACagtagaaaatatatttaagaatatgttgtataatgaaaataattcaaataataatatattaagtaAGATATATGAGCCATATAAAACTTTAATGAGTAAAGATAAAAGTTACGTAACTGTACCTATTATTAGGATCTACAGTATAACAAATTATGATTGTAGTGTACTAATTAATATTCATAATgtttttccttatttttatgtagAAAAACCTGAACATTTTGAAAATGATGATTTAGTTAAACTAGAAATTTTGCTGAACGATCatttaaatcaaaataatcaatataaaatttatgatcaaaaaatactaaaaattGAAATTGTTAAAACTGAAAGTCTAATGTATTATAAGAGAAATGGAAAAAGAGATTTCTTAAAGATAACAGTTTTATTGCCAAAAATGGTCCCAACactaaagaaatatttagaAGGGGttataaatgtaaataataaagaaattggAGGAATAGTTTATGAAGCTAACTTGCCATTTATATTAAGATATATAattgataataaaataactgGGTCGTCTTGgataaaatgtaaaaaaaataattattatataagaaataaaaatagaaagatATCAAATTGCACTTTTGAAATAGATATAAGTTATAAAGACGTAGAACCTTTGCTTTTAGAAAATGAATATCAGCAAATACCTAAATTAAGAATCTTATCTTTTGATATTGAGTGTATAAAACTTGATGGAAAGGGTTTCCCTGATGCTAAAAATGATCCAATAATTCAAATTTCatcaattttatattttcaaggAGATCCTATTGATAAATCAGTcaaattcatttttacaCTTTTAGAGTGCGCCAGTATTCCCGGTTCAAACGTTATATGGTTTAACGACGAAAAATCTTTATTAAATGCTTGGAATGAATTTTTAGTTCGCTTAGATCCCGATTTTCTTACTGGATAcaacattattaattttgatTTGCCATATATCTTAAATAGGGGAACAGcacttaatttaaaaaaattaaagcaTCTTGGAAGGATAAAAAATGTTAGTAGTAATGTTAAAGATTCTAGTTTTTCTTCGAAACAATTTGGAACACATGAaacaaaagaaattaatataaatggaAGAATACAATTTGATGTATATGACTTAATAAAAAGagattataaattaaaatcataTACATTGAATTATGTATCTTTTGAATTTCTAAAAGAACAAAAAGAAGATGTGCACTACAGTATAATGAATGATTTGCAACATGAAAGCCCAGAATCAAGAAAAAGAATTGCAACTTATTGTATTAAAGATGGTGTATTACCTTTAAGATTAattgataaattattatttatttataattatgtaGAAATGGCAAGAGTTACAGGTACCCCTTTTGTTTACTTATTAACAAGAGGGCAGCAAATTAAAGTTACATCCCAGTTATACAGAAAATGTAAAGAATTAAATTACCTTATTCCAAGTACATATGTTAAAATCAAtactaatgaaaaatatgaagGTGCTACAGTATTAGAACCAATAAAAGGTTATTACATTGAACCAATATCTACATTAGATTTCGCCTCCTTGTATCCATCAATTATGATTGCGCATAATCTGTGTTATTCCACTTTaatcaaaaataataatgaaatatctGAATTGAGTAATGATGATGTTACTGTAATACAAGGaaaaagtaatttaaaatttgtaaaaaaaaacgtCAAAAAAGGTATCTTACCATTAATTGTAGAAGAATTAATAGAAGcaagaaaaaaagtaaaattactaatgaaaaaagaagaaaatagaaTTACAAAAATGGTTCTTAATGGGAGACAGTTAGCACTAAAAATTTCAGCAAACTCAGTATATGGTTATACAGGTGCCTCTTCAGGAGGTCAATTGCCTTGTCTTGAAGTTGCCGTTTCTATTACAACGTTAGGAAGACACATGATAGATAAAACTAAAGAAAAAGTCGAAGGTtattacaataaaaataatggatTTGAACATAATTCTACTGTTATATATGGAGATACAGATTCAGTAATGGTAAAGTTTGGTACAAACAGTATTGAAGAAGCAATGAGACTAGGAAGAGATGCAGCTGAAAGAATTAGTAAAGAATTTTTAGCTCCAATTAAATTAGAATTTGAAAAAGTTTATTGTCCATATTTACtcctaaataaaaaaagatacgCAGGATTATTATATACTAACCCATTGAACCACGACAAAATGGATTGCAAGGGTATTGAAACTGTAAGAAGAGatttttgtatattaatTCAACAAATGATGGAaacaattttaaataaattactaatagaaaaaaacttaaataGTGCTATTGAGTATactaaaagtaaaattagaGAATTATTAACAAATAATATTGATATGAGCTTATTAGTTGTAACAAAATCCTTAGGAAAAACAGATTATGAAACAAGATTGCCTCACGTTGAATtagcaaaaaaattaaaacaaagaGATAGTTCTACTGCTCCAAATGTTGGTGACAGAGTTAGTTATATAATTGTGAAAGGAACTAAAGGGCAAGCACAATATGAAAGAGCTGAAGATCCTTTATATGTTTTAGATAACAACTTAGCTATTGATTATAATCATTATCTTGattctattaaaaatacCTTATCTAGGATATTTGAAGTTATAATGCAAAACTCAGATTCCTTATTTTGTGGAGAGCATACTAGGCATAAAACAATTTTAACATCAAGCCAAACAGcattatcaaaatttttaaaaaagtcaATTAGATGTATTGGATGCAATAGTTCAATTAAAAAACCACCATTGTGTAATCATTGTAAAACTAATAAAGAATTTTCCATATATAtgcaaaaaattaaagattttaaaaataaacaaaatgaaTTCTTTCAATTATGGACCGAATGCCAACGTTGCCAAGGTAATTTGCATGTTGATGTTATATGTATGAATAGAGATTGCcctattttttatagaagagcaaaaataaaaaaagatgtaGCCAATCTACAAGAACAAGTATCATCTCTAAAAATTGATTGgtaa
- the RON12 gene encoding rhoptry neck protein 12, putative yields MKNFNIFLLVLYYLIVCKFVDNIRLNSSDPNTIEADNGNTKNRNHESAENQRTNTGTDTNKAPGNGDKMKIENITESPNETSKNNVSEKIEKEKLEEYENRKENLDNFVSTTMTPTTEHNDNASLRSIFINQDDFESARNVCEFIVIGNEHYRKFCSIATLIQQIEKLKTTNNALYKEVTNISYEKEDLSESLVKESSKGKIYMEKDNRSPKLSILFMYEKFCVGGIPLACNNILKYDNVFDINRDIGITDDNKNEQKEENKLINDIEKDLGNADDQKTEIEESISDLTDNEGINNLTEY; encoded by the coding sequence atgaaaaattttaatatatttttattagtattatattatttaattgtaTGCAAATTTGTAGATAATATAAGATTAAATAGTTCAGATCCCAATACTATTGAGGCAGACAATggaaatacaaaaaatagaaatcATGAATCAGCAGAAAATCAAAGGACTAATACAGGTACAGACACAAATAAAGCACCAGGAAATGGAgacaaaatgaaaatagaaaatataacaGAATCTCCTAATGAAACctcaaaaaataatgtaagtgaaaaaattgaaaaggAAAAACTTGAAGAATATGAAAATCGCAAGGaaaatttagataatttTGTTTCAACAACAATGACACCAACTACAGAACATAATGATAATGCTAGTTTAAGaagtatatttataaatcaaGACGATTTTGAAAGTGCTAGAAATGTTTGTGAATTTATTGTGATTGGAAATGAACATTATAGGAAATTTTGTAGCATTGCAACCTTAATTCAgcaaatagaaaaattaaaaacaacTAATAATGCATTATATAAAGAAGTTACAAACATATCTTACGAAAAAGAAGATTTGTCCGAATCCCTAGTGAAAGAAAGTAGTAAAGGCAAAATTTATATGGAGAAAGACAATCGTAGTCCTAAattatcaattttatttatgtacGAAAAATTTTGTGTAGGAGGAATCCCACTAGCTTGTAATAACATATTGAAATATGATAATGTTTTTGATATTAATCGTGACATTGGAATAActgatgataataaaaacgaacaaaaagaagaaaataaactAATAAATGATATTGAAAAAGACTTAGGTAATGCAGATGATCAAAAAACAGAAATAGAGGAAAGCATTTCTGATTTAACTGATAATGAAGGCATAAATAACTTAACagaatattaa
- the ETRAMP gene encoding early transcribed membrane protein, with translation MKTAKIFFFFIFLLFINLLLPCLCNDLGIANNIDSLEKIKKEMQKKKKIRNGVIIGIGTVLTGLLFTLAIGLGIRCNQNMKCCVPRKEKKTYTEKSNEPRTNSEGTNIRSRGSTDFKWKFDYPEATYKELKKFTFQKLKNKINDPYSDFNSFLIDDYVRDIFQKNDIYISSHQLNDLAREARLLYNRTGHFYWTDYGFWGP, from the coding sequence atgaagactgcaaaaatattctttttttttatttttttattatttatcaaTTTATTATTACCATGTTTATGTAATGACTTAGGCATAGCTAACAATATAGATtcattagaaaaaattaagaaagaaatgcaaaagaaaaaaaaaattagaaatggAGTGATTATAGGTATAGGTACAGTTTTAACAGGgttattatttacattagCTATAGGATTAGGAATAAGATGTAATCAAAATATGAAATGTTGTGTTCCAAGgaaggaaaaaaaaacatacacTGAAAAATCAAATGAACCACGTACTAATTCAGAAGGCACAAATATACGTTCAAGAGGTTCTACGGATTTTAAGTGGAAATTTGATTATCCTGAAGCAACTTATAAAGAGTTGAAAAAGTTTACATTtcaaaaattgaaaaataaaattaacgATCCATATTCagattttaattcttttttaatagatGATTACGTTAGagatatatttcaaaaaaatgatatatacaTTTCTAGTCATCAATTGAATGATTTAGCAAGAGAGGCAcgtttattatataatagaaCAGGACATTTTTATTGGACAGATTATGGTTTTTGGGGACCATAA
- a CDS encoding enoyl-CoA hydratase-related protein, putative: MFCNLKYLSKNKKLNNTILLKRFNYTNKKYVRTSIFKDDDIYLDPLEIHNEELNKTNYLNIARMDDYVHNRNNVGMNTIIINNKYMNIKLVNKLYKELRDSEVNYTKRFVFLTSLYNNIFNYGYNLYDLLKILELYQKTKDTKYSKLFRRILENINDLSYLIFSYKKPLISYCNGKTKGSAGFLLFLANNSSSYVHSFYSYNNLKYSFLPYGGISYILANLRGSLGIYLALTGHEMKSSDLIWCGLTKRWLSEDCLELMEITSESQLEVSEQDAHILLEEHFLKAPEIYTLKDYEEIIHEHFKHDNLIYILKKLDKSRKNGDKKVKKWAEDTYEKICSLPPLATHITFEILNILRNYKVQLLKKCQVNKNLWKEIIKNSYKIPKTREEVSMNELKYTIDKELFIKSINLETNTFSNFISCPDVLNGITSYLVKDTSYSFDCNYLNNNIFEIKKDIIHYFIYYKNNYEFPIYERPDISFSSLSVLEKFNQHYNNQNKTAYDKLFFSNQNKRWDDDYLKDDLEDVNKHFL, from the coding sequence ATGTTTTGtaatttgaaatatttatcaaaaaataaaaaattaaataatacaatattattaaaaaggtTTAATtacacaaataaaaaatatgtaagaACAAGTATATTTAAAGATGATGACATTTATTTAGATCCTTTAGAAATTCATAAcgaagaattaaataaaacaaattattTAAACATTGCTAGAATGGATGATTATGTACATAATCGAAACAACGTGGGAATGAAcacaattataataaataataaatatatgaacaTAAAATTAGTTAATAAATTGTATAAAGAACTAAGAGATAGCGAAGTTAATTATACAAAAagatttgtatttttaacaTCACTttacaataatatttttaattatggttataatttatatgatttattaaaaatattagaacTATATCAAAAAACCAAAGATACAAAATATTCAAAGCTGTTTAGAAGAATcctagaaaatataaatgatttatcttatttaatattttcatataaaaaaccTTTAATTTCCTATTGCAATGGGAAAACAAAAGGATCGGCaggatttttattatttttagctAACAATAGTTCATCATATGttcattctttttattcataCAACAATTTAAAATACTCTTTCTTACCATATGGAGGAATTTCATATATTCTAGCAAATTTAAGAGGATCCTTAGGAATTTATTTAGCCTTAACAGGTCACGAAATGAAATCCTCTGATTTAATTTGGTGTGGCTTAACTAAAAGGTGGCTATCAGAAGACTGTTTAGAATTAATGGAAATAACATCTGAAAGTCAATTAGAAGTTTCTGAACAAGATGCACATATTTTACTAGAAGagcattttttaaaagctcctgaaatatatacattaaaaGATTACGAAGAAATAATTCATGAACATTTTAAGCatgataatttaatatacatattaaaaaaattagataaatCAAGAAAAAATGGagataaaaaagtaaaaaaatggGCTGAAGATACCtatgaaaaaatatgttCCTTACCTCCATTGGCAACTCACATAActtttgaaattttaaatattttaagaaattaCAAAGttcaattattaaaaaagtgtcaagtaaataaaaacttatgGAAGgaaatcataaaaaatagttaTAAAATACCAAAAACAAGAGAGGAAGTAAGTATGAATGAATTGAAATATACAATTGACAAAgaactttttattaaatctaTAAATTTGGAAACTAATAcattttcaaattttatttcatgtCCTGATGTCCTAAATGGAATTACTTCTTATTTAGTTAAAGATACTAGCTATTCTTTTGACTGTAACTATTTAAATAACAATATTTtcgaaataaaaaaagatataattcattattttatttattataaaaataattacgaATTTCCAATATATGAAAGACCTGATATAAGCTTTTCAAGTTTAAGCGTACTCGAAAAATTTAACCAACATTataataatcaaaataaaacAGCATACGacaaactttttttttctaatcag